A genomic window from Salvia hispanica cultivar TCC Black 2014 chromosome 5, UniMelb_Shisp_WGS_1.0, whole genome shotgun sequence includes:
- the LOC125190825 gene encoding auxin-responsive protein SAUR21-like → MAVRQMLRRSLSSERRSASSRNEVSKGHVAVYVGESEKKRFVVPLSYLNHPSFQELLFQAEEEFGFHHPMGGLTIPCSQDTFIDVVSSLRST, encoded by the coding sequence ATGGCCGTGCGACAAATGCTGAGACGGTCTTTATCTAGCGAGAGAAGATCAGCTTCCTCAAGAAATGAGGTCTCAAAGGGCCATGTTGCTGTCTATGTTGGGGAGAGTGAGAAGAAGCGTTTTGTTGTTCCACTCTCGTACTTGAACCATCCCTCGTTTCAAGAATTGTTATTTCAAGCTGAGGAGGAATTCGGGTTCCATCACCCCATGGGCGGCCTCACCATCCCTTGCAGCCAAGACACATTCATTGACGTCGTCTCTAGCTTGAGAAGCACATGA
- the LOC125190828 gene encoding auxin-induced protein 15A-like, translating to MAIRQILRRSLSSERRSAEVPKGHVAVYVGDNEKKRFVIPVVYLNHPSFQELLYQAEEEFGFNHPMGGLTIPCSEDLFVDVISGLSRR from the coding sequence ATGGCCATTCGCCAGATTCTCAGACGGTCATTGTCTAGTGAAAGAAGGTCGGCTGAAGTTCCAAAGGGGCATGTTGCAGTCTATGTCGGTGATAATGAAAAGAAGCGCTTTGTGATTCCAGTCGTGTACTTGAACCATCCTTCGTTTCAAGAATTGCTTTATCAAGCGGAGGAAGAATTCGGGTTCAATCACCCGATGGGTGGCCTCACCATCCCTTGCAGCGAGGATTTATTTGTGGATGTCATCTCTGGTTTGAGTAGGAGATGA